From the genome of Lasioglossum baleicum unplaced genomic scaffold, iyLasBale1 scaffold0021, whole genome shotgun sequence:
gccgcacccttgcaatcctggaaactcgAGTCTACCCCCCTAACAAAAAcctatttaatttttcttttctaatGATGACATCTAAAATTTTCGAAACCTCACCATTAAACGATTCGATGTTTATAGGACTTTGTTCACAACTACGTTGCATTTCCGTGAAAAGACTGACGTTCTCCTGCCTGGTGTCAGCAGTAATATGATGAATCTTCTTTTGGAATATGCGTATCTACGATCGATCAACGTGAACAAGGAGAATGTGTGTCAGTTGTTGGTGACCGCGGATTATTTGAACATTTTGGGCGTTCTCGAACTCTGCAGCGAGTTCCTCAAACAGAATCTAGCGCCGGAGAACTGTATCTCCGTCATGAGATTCGCGCGGGAACATTTCTGTAAAGGATTGGAGAACAGCGCGTACCGTTACGTTATGAGACACTTCGTACAGGTCATTGGCGCTTTTCTGTTTCTTTTCGCGTTACACGACCATCTGGCCCAGTATTTAAGTTTTCAATGAACGAGACGAAGCGAACAAAAAATCGAATGACAGTTTTGTTGAACTCAGGTAGCTCAGCGAAGTGAGGAAATCCTCAATTTACCAATCGAAGAGTTAACAACATTGATAGGCGCTGACGAGTTGAATGTGAAAAATGAAGATACTGTATGGGAGCTGGTGTTGAAGTGGATCGATCACGATCCACAATCCCGAAAGGGTTACATAGCTGatttaatgaagaatattcGCCTTGGTTTATTGGATACCCAATTCTTTCATGAAAACGTGAAAGATCATCCTTACGTTACCGGGAATGTCGCTTGTCGGCCCATCATCATCGAGACATTGAAATTTATATACGAGCTCGAGATCATCACGCAGAAGGATAGGGAAGTGCCTACGCCGAAAATCGCGAGGCCACGGGTGCCCCACGAGATATTATTTGCCATAGGTGGATGGAGCGGCAGAACTGCTACGAATTTCATAGAGACATATGACACCAGGGCCGATCGATGGGTCAAGGTGAATGTTTCGATTATTTCTACTTACAGTAatgtctagactgcggatgtttatgcacgataaatatgcaaaatgcatATGACATTTATGCACTAGAATTTTGCAGATTAGCGGCTGTAGCTAcagcccgttggaggtttttaaacaactcattttaatcagaaaaatgtgacaGATATCTTGAGAAAGGTTGTATAAGAAGAAAGTTGAAAATAGAAAAGTTAGCATCGCATTGGCAATTTAAAGAATACAATAAGTTTCGAATACTAAATACAgtcgaaattatatcgtgtttagcgtcattttaataagaaaaatgctacaaataagttggtcaaagtcccataaaaaaaataatgaaaaataaagaagttttgtaattggattagtagtttacactgctcggcgacAAGAGTTTCCTCCgttgggacttagaatgggACATTACTGTATTAGTAGTAAGAAATTCATAATTTATTGTTTCCACGAACGTTTCGAAAGGTGGAAGAGGTAGATCCAAGCGGTCCACGATCATACCATGGAACAGCAGCAGTTGGTTTTAATATCTATGTGGTCGGTGGTTTCGACGGGACCAATTATTTTAATAGTTGTCGTTGTTTCAACGCTGTCACTAAAGTCTGGAGAGAAGTCGCCCCAATGAACGCCAGAAGGTTTACTATGTGTACACTGCCGTTCATAAGTATTCGGACACTTGAAATTTTCTTATCGTCTAAACGACAAACTCTTTCTCAATACTTTCCGCCTGAATTTCTGtccaatttatttttaactgTCTCCACAGCCATTTTTCTGCGATCAGAGGAAACACTAAAACAAGAGATAAAGTCATTTGAAActggaatttttcaaattacctTCGTACTATATCTGTAAATATGTATAAGCGTCCGGATACTTTTCAAGGGTAGTATGTATTTACATACCAGAGCTTATGACAAGTTagctattatatgtatactaatggggATGCTACCCGAATTTTAGATGTTACGTCGGCGTTGCTGTTCACAATGATCTCATTTATGCGATGGGAGGATATGACGGGTATTATCGTCAAAATACCGCAGAAAGATATAATTATAAGACTAATCAATGGTCTTTAATAGCACCGATGAAGTGCCATAGATCAGACGCGAGTGCAACTACATTAAATGGTATGTTTCCTTATCCACACTTTCCTTTTTGTGAACCTGTAATCAGATTGAAGCATATGTTTCAATtagaaataaaagaatttttaaattcttcataCTCTAAATAACTTCTTCTCCTCGTCGTCGCTGCGCGACAACGCGCTGTTGCTTAATAAAATAGATATTTTGCAGtattcttatttatttaataaggtTTCTGAATTCGAAGTGAGGtttaataacgaaataaatcaCATGAGTTAGCAATTCCATGCGAAATATATCTTATGTTTTCTTATACCATTCCTTCATTTTATCGCTCATGGTTTGATATAACAAGTTTGATAGTTTAatcattatattaataattataatgtttgaTGTTTATTTCCCGTGCAACATCATctgagaaaatataaaaaagaaatccaaaaaatatgtatata
Proteins encoded in this window:
- the Klhl10 gene encoding kelch-like protein 10 isoform X1 — its product is MDVDSNNNSTEIDVCETNTQRLIAESGGRCMSTQAMQSLYDFRQNNLLCDAVLRLEDGGVFPIHRAILSACSPYFRTLFTTTLHFREKTDVLLPGVSSNMMNLLLEYAYLRSINVNKENVCQLLVTADYLNILGVLELCSEFLKQNLAPENCISVMRFAREHFCKGLENSAYRYVMRHFVQVAQRSEEILNLPIEELTTLIGADELNVKNEDTVWELVLKWIDHDPQSRKGYIADLMKNIRLGLLDTQFFHENVKDHPYVTGNVACRPIIIETLKFIYELEIITQKDREVPTPKIARPRVPHEILFAIGGWSGRTATNFIETYDTRADRWVKVEEVDPSGPRSYHGTAAVGFNIYVVGGFDGTNYFNSCRCFNAVTKVWREVAPMNARRCYVGVAVHNDLIYAMGGYDGYYRQNTAERYNYKTNQWSLIAPMKCHRSDASATTLNDKIYITGGFNGNECLNSAEMYDPECNQWTLIATMRSRRSGVSCIAYHNCVYAIGGFNGISRMSSGEKYNPATNTWSPIPDMYHARSNFGIEVIDDMIFSIGGYNSVTTIYHVECYDEKTNEWYEATDMNIYRSAVSACVIVGLPNVNDYIHKHRERLMEEKRQKLLALEVPRSQQQHQQDQAQQNRENLLADEIIPAPPPMPRNNNSNNENQQN
- the Klhl10 gene encoding kelch-like protein 10 isoform X2; the protein is MMNLLLEYAYLRSINVNKENVCQLLVTADYLNILGVLELCSEFLKQNLAPENCISVMRFAREHFCKGLENSAYRYVMRHFVQVAQRSEEILNLPIEELTTLIGADELNVKNEDTVWELVLKWIDHDPQSRKGYIADLMKNIRLGLLDTQFFHENVKDHPYVTGNVACRPIIIETLKFIYELEIITQKDREVPTPKIARPRVPHEILFAIGGWSGRTATNFIETYDTRADRWVKVEEVDPSGPRSYHGTAAVGFNIYVVGGFDGTNYFNSCRCFNAVTKVWREVAPMNARRCYVGVAVHNDLIYAMGGYDGYYRQNTAERYNYKTNQWSLIAPMKCHRSDASATTLNDKIYITGGFNGNECLNSAEMYDPECNQWTLIATMRSRRSGVSCIAYHNCVYAIGGFNGISRMSSGEKYNPATNTWSPIPDMYHARSNFGIEVIDDMIFSIGGYNSVTTIYHVECYDEKTNEWYEATDMNIYRSAVSACVIVGLPNVNDYIHKHRERLMEEKRQKLLALEVPRSQQQHQQDQAQQNRENLLADEIIPAPPPMPRNNNSNNENQQN